The Pseudomonas viciae genomic interval ACTCGATTACACCTGGCGCACCCTGCGCGACGCCGAACAACTGGGCAAAGGCCAGTTCGTACCGCGTCGCCTGCCGCTGGATTTCTGCTCGTAGCACTGGAGGCCTGTGGAATGAAATTACGTGGCCTTTACGCCATCACCGACAGCCAGCTGCTGGCCGGAAAATTCCTCGCTTATGTCGAAGCGGCACTGGACGGCGGCGTCACCCTGTTGCAATACCGCGATAAAAGCAGCGACGAGGCCCGGCGCCTGCGCGAAGCCGAAGCGCTGCGCAACCTGTGCGAGCGCTACAAGACTCAACTGATCATCAACGACGACGCAGAGTTGGCCGCACGCCTGGGCGTCGGCGTGCACCTGGGCCAGACCGACGGCCCGTTGGCGCCGGTGCGGGCACTGCTGGGGCGCCAGGCGATCATCGGCTCCACTTGTCATTCGAGCCTGGAACTGGCCGAACAGGCCGCCGCCGAAGGTGCCAGCTACGTCGCGTTCGGGCGTTTCTTCAACTCCAACACCAAGCCCGGCGCGCCCAGCGCAAACCTTGAACTGCTGGAACAGGCCCGCCGCAAACTGCATGTTCCGATTTGCGCCATTGGCGGTATCACCCTGGAGAACGCCGCCCCACTGGTGGCCCACGGCGTCGATCTGCTGGCGGTGGTCCACGGCCTGTTCGGTGCCGACAGCAGCGGGGAAGTGACGCGCCGCGCCCGCGCTTTCAACGATCTGCTGCAGATCAAATAATTTCCGCTTTCGAGAGCCTAACCATGTCCCGTTCCGAAACCCTGTTTGCCAACGCCCAGAAACACATCCCCGGCGGCGTGAACTCGCCCGTTCGTGCGTTCAAGAGCGTCGGCGGCACCCCGCTGTTTTTCAAGCACGCCGAAGGCGCGTACGTGACCGACGAAGACGATAAGCGTTATGTCGATTACGTTGGCTCGTGGGGCCCGATGATCCTCGGCCACAGTCATCCGGACGTGCTCGACGCGGTGCGCAAGCAGTTGGTGCATGGCCTGTCCTACGGCGCTCCGACCGCGATGGAAACCGAAATGGCCGACCTGGTCTGCTCGATCGTGCCGTCGATGGAAATGGTGCGCATGGTCAGCTCCGGCACCGAGGCGACCATGAGCGCAATCCGCCTGGCGCGGGGCTTCACCGGGCGCGACAGCATCATCAAGTTCGAGGGCTGCTACCACGGCCACTCCGACAGCCTGCTGGTCAAGGCCGGTTCCGGCGCATTGACCCAAGGCGTGCCGAGCTCGGCTGGCGTACCGGCGGCGTTCGCCAAACACACGTTGACCCTGCCGTTCAACGACCTCGAAGCCGTCGAGACGATGCTGGGTGAAGTTGGCCAGGACGTGGCCTGCATCATCGTCGAGCCCGTGGCCGGCAACATGAACTGCGTACCGCCGGCACCGGGTTTCCTCGAAGGCCTGCGCAGCCTGTGCGACCAGCACGGCGTGGTGTTGATTTTCGACGAAGTGATGACCGGCTTCCGCGTGGCCCTCGGCGGCGCCCAGGCCCATTACGGCGTGACGCCGGACCTGAGCACCTTCGGCAAGATCATCGGCGGCGGCATGCCGGTGGGCTGCTTCGGCGGCAAGCGCGCCATCATGGAATGCATCGCACCGCTGGGCCCGGTCTACCAGGCCGGCACGTTGTCGGGCAACCCATTGGCCATGGCCGCCGGCCTGACCACCCTGCGTTTGATCAGCCGTCCGGGCTTCCACGCCGAACTGACCGACTACACCACCCGCCTGCTCGACGGCTTGCAGGTTCGCGCCGACGCGGCCGGCATCCCGTTTGTGACCACCCAGGCCGGCGGCATGTTCGGCCTGTATTTCAGTGGTGCCGATGACATCGTCACCTTCGAAGACGTGATGGCCAGCGACGCCGACCGCTTCAAGCGCTTCTTCCACCTGATGCTGGACGGCGGCGTGTACCTGGCACCGAGCGCGTTCGAAGCCGGATTCACCTCCATCGCCCATGGCGAGGCCGAGCTGAAAATCACCCTCGACGCCGCCGAGCGGGCTTTCGCTGCACTGAAATAAGCCTGTGGATAACTGACGCTGGCTGACACCGGCGTCAGTTATCACCGACAACCTTGCGCCCTTTTCCTACGTATTTACCCTCGAAGCGGCCGTTGACGTTCCCTCGCAGCAGAAAAACGAGTAAAGACTTTGTAAGGATGGCCCTGCTTATTTCATAATGCGCGCTTATTGGATCCCCCGGAGGGTCCGCGCGCCCCTCAGAGGTAAGTCGATTCCCATGAACCGCACCGGCCGCACCCTTGCCTTGGGCTGCCTGTTGCTCCTTCAGCCCCTGCTCGCGAATGCCCAGGCAGGCGGCAACTCGTTGTTGATCCCGGCGCTGGGCCGTTGCACGCTCAATACCCAGCCACAAGATCTCGCATCGGCACTCGACGCCTGTCAAAAAGCGGCGGACGCAGGTGATGCACAAGCGCAATACGAGCTGGGTGAGTTCTACTACGAAGGCAAAGCTGCGCCGCGCGACCTCAAGCTGGCCCTCAACTACTTCGAAAAAGCCTCGCTGCAAGGCCATGCCCAGGCGCAATTCAAGCTCGGCGGCATGTTCTTTCATGGTGAAGGTGTGCCAGCCAATAATGTCCAGGCCTACATCGTCTTGAAGATGGCGGCGGTCAACGGCGCCGAAGACGCCCTGGACACCGCCGACGAAGTCGCCGAGAAAATGCCCCGCGACGAGCTGGAAGTGGCCACCCAGGTGCTGGGACAGATCTTCCGCAAATACCTGATGGAATTGCAGAACGCCGACGGGCGCACGCCCTTCTCGCCGTTGCCCTGATTAATGCGATGGCCTTACCGGCCTTCGCGAGCAAGCCCGCTCCCACACATGATCTCCGGTGCCCACAAATAATGTGTTCACAGACAATCCAGTGTGGGAGCGGGCTTGCTCGCGAATGAGGGTAACTCGGTGTTAAGCCTTACTTCTCAGGCATCGGCATCGGAAACGGCATCACATTGCCGACCGCGCCCCGGGCCTCGCTGATTTTCGGGGTGCCCAGGCGTTCGACTTCGTCGATGCGCACGATCGAGTGCATCGGCACGAAACTGCGCACCACGCCTTCGAACTGCGCCTTGAGCTTTTCCTCGCTCGGATCGACGACCACTTGCGTGCGCTCGCCAAAGACGAACTCTTCCACTTCCAGGAAGCCCCACAGATCACTTTGATAGATCTGCTTGGCGTACATTTCGAACACCTGGCCCTGGTTGAGGAAAATCACCTTGTAGATTGGAGCTTCACGTTTGGTCATGGCTGGCGAAACACATCGGCGGGTAAAAATGAGGGCGCGAACTATAGCATAGCCACTGCTCGCACAGCGGTAGGAACCCAAGGACTTGTTCCCTATAATGCGCGGTTCTTTGAATCACGTGATGACCCCCTCCATGGCCAAGAAGCTTTACATCGAAACCCACGGTTGCCAGATGAACGAGTACGACAGCTCGCGCATGGTCGATCTGCTGGGTGAACACCAGGCCCTGGAAGTCACCGCCCGCGCCGAAGACGCGGACGTGATCCTGCTCAACACCTGTTCGATCCGCGAACGCGCCCAGGATCGGGTGTATTCCCAACTGGGCCGCTGGCGCGAACTGAAACTGGCCAACCCGGAAATGGTCATCGCCGTGGGCGGTTGCGTGGCCAGCCAGGAAGGCGCCGCCATCCGTGATCGCGCGCCGTACGTGGACGTGGTTTTCGGCCCACAGACCCTACACCGCCTGCCGGAGATGATCGACGCCGCCCGTAGCACCAAGCTGCCGCAGGTGGACGTCTCGTTCCCGGAGATCGAAAAATTCGACCACCTGCCCGAACCACGCATCGACGGCCCAAGTGCCTATGTGTCGGTGATGGAAGGTTGCAGCAAGTACTGCACGTTCTGCGTGGTGCCCTACACCCGGGGCGAGGAAGTCAGCCGACCGTTCGACGACGTGATTGCCGAGATCATCCACCTGGCGGAACACGGCGTGCGTGAAGTGACCCTGCTGGGGCAGAACGTCAACGGTTATCGCGGCCTGACCCACGACGGGCGCCTGGCCGACCTCGCCGAACTGATCCGCGTGGTGGCGGCGGTGGATGGCATCGACCGCATCCGCTACACCACCTCGCACCCGCTGGAGTTCTCCGACAGCCTGATCCAGGCCCACGCCGAGGTCCCCGAACTGGTCAAGCACCTGCACCTACCGGTGCAATCGGGTTCCGACCGGATCCTCGCGGCCATGAAGCGCAACCATACGGCGCTGGAATACAAATCCAAGCTGCGCAAGCTACGGGCGGCAGTGCCGGGGATCTGCATCAGTTCGGACTTTATCGTCGGTTTTCCCGGCGAAACCGAGAAAGACTTCCAGCAGACCATGAAACTGATCGAAGACGTGGGCTTCGACTTCTCCTATTCCTTCGTCTATAGCCAACGCCCCGGCACCCCGGCGGCCGACCTGGCGGACGAAACTCCCGAAGAAGTGAAAAAAGAACGGCTCAACGCCTTGCAACACCGCTTGAACCAGCAAGGTTTCGAGATCAGCCGACAAATGGTCGGCTCCGTCCAGCGGATCCTGGTGACCGATTACTCGAAAAAGGACCCGGGCGAGTTGCAAGGGCGGACCGAAAACAACCGCATCGTCAACTTCCGCTGCGACACCCCAGCCCTGATCGGCCAATTCGCCGACGTGCACATCGACGCCGCGCAACCGCACTCGTTGCGCGGTTCGTTGATCCAGTAACACCCCGATCCCCTGTGAAAGCAGAACCAGGGGGAGCAAGGCTTGCCCGCGATGCAGGCGCCTCAATTCTTGAGGGACCGAGTTGCATTCATCGCGGGCAAGCCTTGCTCCCACAAGATTGCTCGGTTTATTAAGAGCTTTCGCACCCAGCCTACTGGCGCTATCCTTGGTTTCATCTTAATTGCCCCTGGGCGGCTAAAAACGACCTTGAACGCACCCATCGAACCACATCGCTTTATTCTCGAGCCCTTTGAGGCTCGCCGCTTCGCCAATCTGTGCGGGCAATTCGACGAGCACCTGCGCTTGATCGAACAGCGCCTGGCCATCGAGATCCGCAATCGCGGAAACCAGTTCGAACTGATCGGCGAACCCAAGCACACCACCTCCGCGGAAAACCTGCTGCGCCGCCTCTACCGGGAAACCAAGGGGAACGAGCTGTCGCCGGACACCGTCCATCTGTTCCTGCAGGAGTCGGCTGTCGAAGAACTCGACAACCACGCCCCGTCGGAACCTGCCGTGGCCCTGCGCACGAAAAAAGGCATGATTCGCCCTCGCGGCTTGAATCAGCAGCGCTACGTGAAGGAAATCCTGGGCAACGACATCAACTTCGGCATCGGTCCGGCCGGTACCGGCAAGACCTACCTGGCGGTGGCCTGCGCGGTCGATGCGCTGGAGCGCGAGCAAGTGCGGCGCATCCTGCTGGTGCGTCCGGCGGTCGAAGCGGGGGAAAAACTCGGCTTCCTGCCTGGCGACCTGGCCCAGAAGATCGACCCGTACCTGCGCCCACTGTATGACGCACTGTATGAAATGCTCGGCTTCGAATACGTCGCCAAGCTGATCGAGCGCCAGGTCATCGAGGTCGCGCCACTGGCCTACATGCGCGGACGTACGCTGAACAACAGCTTCATCATCCTCGACGAAAGCCAGAACACCACGGTCGAGCAGATGAAAATGTTCCTGACCCGGATCGGCTTCGGCTCCACCGCCGTCATCACTGGCGACATTACCCAGGTCGACTTGCCCAAGGGCACCAAGTCCGGGCTGAACCATGTGATCCAGGTGCTCAAGGATGTACCGGGCATCAGCTTCACGCATTTCATGCCCAAGGACGTCGTACGCCATCCGCTGGTGCAACGCATTGTCGAAGCCTACGAGCGCTTCGAGAACCGCGAGGCTGACGACGCGCCCGAAGGCAAAGGCAATCGCCACAATGCTTGAACTCGACCTGCAAGTGGCCTGCGAACACGCCGCCCCCAGTGAAGCCCAATTTCGTCAATGGTGCGAACTGGCCTTGCGCCAGCGCAGCGCCGACTCGGAGTTGACCATCCGCCTGGTGGACGAACCCGAAGGCCGCGAACTGAACCACACCTGGCGGCAAAAAGATTACGCCACCAATGTGTTGTCGTTCCCCGCCGACGTGCCTGATGAACTGCTCGACATCCCACTGCTGGGGGACCTGGTGATCTGCGTCCCGGTGGTGGAGCGTGAAGCGGCTGAACAAGACAAGCTTCCTGAGGCCCACTGGGCCCACCTGGTCATTCACGGCTGCTTGCATCTGCTGGGTTACGACCACATAGAAGATGACGAAGCCGAAGAAATGGAAGCACTGGAACGAACGTTGCTTGCAGAGCTGGGTCATCCCGACCCCTACGCCGGCGACGAACACTGATACATCAACCTGTAACGATAAAGGATTCAGAGTAATCGCTATGAGCGAAGATCGATCGAGCAACGGGCAGAAGTCATGGCTGGGCAAGCTCACCCAGGCTTTTGCCCATGAGCCGAAAAACCGCCAGGAGCTGCTGGAGCTGCTGCGCGATGCACACCAGAACAAACTGTTGGACAGCGAAGCGCTGGCCATCGTCGAAGGCGCCATCCAGGTCGCTGACCTGCAAGTACGCGACATCATGGTCCCGCGCTCGCAGATGGTCAGCATCAAGGCGACCCAGACACCCCGTGAATTCCTGCCCGCCGTGGTCGATTCCGCTCACTCGCGCTACCCGGTGGTCGGCGAGAGCCATGACGACGTCATGGGCGTGCTGCTGGCCAAGGATCTGCTGCCGCTGATCCTTCAGGAAAACGGCGACAGCTTCAACATCAAGGACTTGCTGCGTCCGGCCACTTTCGTGCCCGAATCCAAGCGCCTGAACGTGCTGCTGCGTGAATTCCGCGCCAACCACAACCACATGGCCATCGTCATCGACGAGTACGGCGGCGTGGCCGGCCTGGTGACCATCGAAGACGTGCTCGAGCAGATCGTCGGCGACATCGAAGACGAGCACGACGTCGAGGAAGACAGCTACATCAAGCCCCTGCCCAGCGGCGATTTCCTGATCAAGGCGCTGACGCCGATCGAAAACTTCAACGAGTTCTTCGACAGCCAATTCTCCGACGATGAGTTCGACACCGTCGGCGGCCTGGTGATGAGTGCTTTCGGGCACCTGCCCAAGCGCAACGAAACCACGGAAATCGGCTCCTGGCGCTTCCGCATCCTGAATGCCGACAGCCGTCGGATTCATCTGCTGCGCCTGTCCCCCATTGCCCGATAACCCCTGCGAGACCCGCTAAGGACAAAAATGCGCTGGATAACCCGCCCCGGCTGGCCCGGTAACCTGCTGGCCGTGGCGGCCGGCGCGATCACCACCCTGGCCTTGGCGCCGTTCGATATCTGGCCGCTGGCACTGTTGGCGGTCGGGTTCTTCTATGCCGGGTTGCGTGAGCTTTCGCCGCGCCAGGCCTTGGGCCGTGGCTGGTGTTTCGGTTTTGGCCTGTTTGGCGCCGGCACCAGCTGGATCTACGTCAGCATTCACAACTTCGGCGGCGCCTCGGTACTGCTCGCCGGCCTGTTAATGCTGCTGTTCATCGCCGCCATCGCCTGGTTCTTCGCCCTGCCCGCCTGGCTCTGGGCGCGCTGGCTGCGGCGCAACGAAGCCCCACTGGCCGACGCCTTGGCCTTCGCCGCGCTGTGGCTGGGCCAGGAAGCCTTTCGCGGCTGGTTCCTCACCGGGTTCCCGTGGTTGTATTCCGGCTACAGCCAGCTCGACGGCCCGCTGGCCGGCCTCGCGCCGCTGGGCGGGATGTGGCTGATTTCCTTCACGTTGGCCCTCACTGCCGCGCTGCTGTACAACGCGTCCCGCCTGATCCGCGCCGGGCGCAAAGGTTTTATCGCCGCAGGTGTGCTGCTGTTGATCGGCCCGTGGGTGGCCGGCATGGCGCTCAAGGGCCACGCCTGGACCAGCCCGTCGGGCGACCCGCTGAGCGTCGCAGCGATTCAGGGCAACATCGAACAAAGCATGAAGTGGGACCCGGAGCAGCTCAACGCGCAGTTGGCGCTGTACCGCGACATGAGCTTTGCCTCCAAACGCGTCGACCTGCTGATCTGGCCGGAGACCGCAGTCCCGGTGCTCAAGGAATCAGCCCAGGGCTACCTGGACATGATGGGCAACTTCGCCGCCGAGCGGCATTCGGCGCTGATCACCGGCGTGCCGATTCGCCAACTGGTGCGCCACGAGAAGCGTTACTACAACGGCATCACCGTGACCGGCGAAGGCGACGGGACTTATCTGAAGCAGAAACTCGTGCCGTTCGGCGAGTACGTGCCGCTGCAGGACATCCTGCGGGGCCTGATCGCCTTCTTCGACCTGCCTATGTCCGACTTTGCCCGGGGCCCGGCCGACCAGCCATTGCTGCAAGCCAAGGGTTACCAGATCGCGCCGTTCATCTGCTATGAAGTGGTCTATCCGGAGTTCGCCGCCAGCCTCTCGGCCCGTAGCGACCTGTTGCTGACCATCAGCAACGACACTTGGTTCGGCACTTCCATCGGCCCGTTACAACACCTGCAAATGGCGCAGATGCGCGCCCTGGAAGCCGGTCGCTGGATGATTCGCGCCACCAACAACGGCGTGACCGGGCTGATCAACCCTTTCGGCCAGATCACCACACAGATCCCGCAATTCGAGCGTGGCATCCTCTACGGCGATGTGGTGCCGATGCACGACCTGACGCCGTACCTGCAATGGCGCTCGTGGCCGCTGATCATTTTGTGCGTGTTGCTGCTGGGCTGGGCGTTGATCGCGGGCCGGATGGCCAAAACCGTTTAAGGACTTTTGGCCCCCTGTGGCGAGGGCGCTTGCTCCCTCGCCACAATGAGGGCGCCCTCGCGACCTCATCATCTTCAGCGGTAGAACAACCGATACCCCACCAGCCCCACCGCCTCATTCATCAACTGCCCCGACTGCCAGATCGACTTGAACTCCGGCATCCAGCCGCCCAGCGGTCGGGCATTGTCCTGTCCCAGGAAGCCCACCGGTGCTGGCACCACTTCAAACCCCGACCGCTCGAAACTCCAGACCGCCCGCGGCATGTGCCATGCCTGGGTCACCACGACGACACGCTTGATGCCGGCCGGCAGAAGGATCTCGGCGCTCATCCGGGCGTTTTCCCAGGTCGTGCGGCTGCGCTCTTCCTGCCAGCGAACGCTCACGCCGAAATCGTCCAGCATCGAATCAGCCATCAGTTTGGCTTCACTGGGTGGGGTGCCGTAGTGCAAGCCGCCGGTCGTCAGCACCGGCAACCCCGACGCCTTGGCCAGGCGCGCGGCATAACGCTGGCGCTCCAGGCCGATGCCGGTGGGTTGGTCGGCGCCCCAGGCCAGGTCACCGCGCTCACGGCCAGAACCCAGCACCACAATGGCGTCGGCACGCTGGGCCAGGGTCGCCCATTCGCTGCGCGGCAGCGGCGGTTCGCGTTCCAGCGCCCTGGCGCTCCATTGCACTACCACGGGCAGGCTCATCAGCCAGAAGCCACCCAGTCCAACGAAAAAGCACAGGCGGGCCAGGCGCGGCCGGGAGTTGCGCCACCACCAGGCGAGCGCCAACAGCAGCAAAAGAAGGCCGGGCGGCAATAAAAGTGTTTTGATGAAATAACGAAACGGCATCGGGCATCTCCATAGATGCCCGAAGCCTAAGTGGGTTGACGCAAAGCGACAACAGATTCGAAAAAACCTTGAATCAAAAAAAGCGACACGCGTGAATCCGGCGTTACTTGAACTGCAGTGACCGGACTTTTACAGCATCCTTGTCAGGTGTCCGGTCCTTGAGCCATACAACTTTGGCCGAACGGGGCACATCGAGACGCTTGAGTACCTGGACCCCACTGGTGGGGGCTTGGTGTCCGGCCTGTTCGAGGTAAGCCTTGACCAGTTCGAACTCTGCGGGGCTCAAGCCGCGCAGCTCCAGCTCTGCCGGGCGTTCATCACGCAAATGACCGGCGGTTCTTGCAGCGTCAAGGGCTACCCCGAGACGATCGATCAGTTTTTCGTACAACTCAGGCGTCGTTACTTTTCGTTGTGATTCAACCATCCCTCACCTCATTGAAGATAAGACTCACTCCCCATTGAGAAGCTTAGCTTCGCTGGGCAAACCGGCAGGACGCCGCGACCAACGGCCCTGAGCGCGGGCCGGGGCCGATGGTCGGCAATGAATCGGCAATGGCTCGGCAGCAATCAGGGTTTCCCTCGGCAGAGTGCGGTCATGTATGCTACGGCGCTTCCTGTAACTCCACTTCCAGCTTGGCTGGGCATCGAAAACGCCGCATTCGGCGTCGTCTGCGTCCAGCATGGCCACGAAGAGGATTGGGCCACCCCATTCAGTACAAAAGTAGCCATGCACGAACACTACCAGCCCCGTGAAATCGAAGCCGCCGCCCAGTCGTTCTGGGACGAGCAAAAGTCCTTTGAAGTCAGTGAACAGCCAGGCAAGGAGACTTACTACTGCCTGTCGATGTTCCCTTACCCCAGCGGCAAGCTACACATGGGGCACGTGCGCAACTACACCATCGGCGACGTGATCTCCCGCTATCAGCGCATGCAAGGCAAGAACGTCCTGCAACCCATGGGTTGGGACGCCTTCGGCATGCCGGCGGAAAACGCCGCGATGAAGAACAACGTGGCCCCCGCCAAGTGGACCTACGAAAACATCGCCTACATGAAGACCCAGCTGCGCAGCCTGGGCCTGGCGGTGGACTGGTCCCGCGAGGTCACCACCTGCAAGCCCGACTACTACCGCTGGGAACAATGGCTGTTCACCCGCCTGTTCGAAAAAGGCGTGATCTACCGCAAGAACGGCACCGTGAACTGGGACCCGGTTGACCAGACCGTACTGGCCAACGAACAAGTGATCGACGGCCGCGGCTGGCGTTCCGGCGCGCTGATCGAAAAACGCGAAATCCCGATGTACTACTTCAAGATCACCGCCTACGCGGATGAACTGCTGGAGAGCCTCGACGAACTGACTGGCTGGCCTGAACAGGTCAAGACCATGCAACGCAACTGGATTGGCAAGTCCCGGGGCATGGAAGTGCAATTCCCGTACGACGTTGCCTCCATTGGCGAAGCCGGCAACCTGAAGGTCTTCACCACCCGTCCGGATACCTTGATGGGCGCCACTTATGTCGCCGTGGCCGCCGAGCACCCGTTGGCGACCCTGGCCGCCCGGAATAACCCCGCGCTGCAGGCGTTCATTGCCGAATGCAAGGGCGGCAGCGTCGCCGAAGCCGACGTCGCCACTCAAGAGAAGAAAGGCCTGCCGACCGCGCTGTTCGTCGAGCACCCGCTCACCGGTGAAAAACTCCCGGTGTGGGTCGCCAACTACGTACTGATGCATTACGGCGATGGTGCTGTCATGGCAGTGCCGGCCCACGACGAACGCGATTTCGAATTCGCCCACAAGTACAACCTGCCCGTCAAAGCCGTAGTGCGCACCAGCGCCGGTGATCAAACCCCGGCCCCTTGGCAGGACGCCTACGGCGAACACGGCGAGCTGATCAACTCCGGCGCGTTCGACGGCCTGGACTTCGCCGGCGCGTTCGATGCCATCGAAGTGGCGCTGATCAAGAAAAACCTCGGCGCCTCCCGCACCCAGTTCCGCCTGCGCGACTGGGGCATCAGCCGCCAGCGCTACTGGGGCTGCCCGATCCCGATCGTGCATTGCGATACCTGCGGCGACGTACCGGTACCGGAAGATCAACTGCCCGTGGTCCTGCCGGAAGACGTCGTACCCGACGGCGCCGGTTCGCCCCTGGCGCGCATGCCTGAGTTCTACGAGTGCAACTGCCCGAAATGCGGCGCACCGGCCAAGCGTGAAACCGACACCATGGACACCTTCGTCGAGTCCTCGTGGTACTACGCCCGCTACGCCTCGCCGCACTTTGAAGGCGGCCTGGTGGAAAAATCCGCGGCTGACCATTGGTTGCCGGTGGATCAATACATCGGCGGCATCGAACACGCCATTCTCCACCTGCTCTACGCGCGCTTCTTTCACAAGCTGATGCGCGACGAAGGCCTGGTGAGCTCCAACGAGCCGTTCAAGAATCTGCTGACCCAAGGCATGGTGATCGCCGAGACTTACTATCGTCGCGAAGCCAACGGTGCCTACACCTGGTTCAACCCGGCGGACGTCGAACTCGAGCGTGACAGCAAAGCCAAGGTCATCAGCGCCAAGCTGATCGCCGACGGCCTGCCGGTGGAAATCGGCGGCACCGAGAAGATGGCCAAGTCGAAGAACAATGGCGTTGACCCACAATCGATGATTGACCAGTTCGGCGCAGACACCTGCCGCCTGTTCATGATGTTCGCCTCGCCACCTGACATGAGCGCGGAATGGTCCGACTCGGGCGTCGAGGGCTCGCACCGTTTCCTCAAGCGCGTCTGGCGCCTGGCTCAAGCTCACGTCACTCAGGGCCTGCCGGGCAAACTGGAGGTCGCCGGCCTGAACGATGAGCAGAAAGCCATCCGTCGCTCGATTCACCTGGCCATCAAGCAGGCCAGCCATGACGTCGGCCAGAACCACAAATTCAACACTGCCATCGCCCAGGTGATGACGCTGATGAATGTCCTGGAAAAAGCCGCGCAAGGCACCGAACAGGATCGCGCACTGGTTCACGAAGGCCTGGAAGCCGTGACCTTGCTGCTGGCGCCGATCACGCCGCACATCAGCCACGAGCTGTGGAATCAACTGGGTCACGCCGACCCGGTGATCGACGCCAGCTGGCCGGTGGTGGACGAAACCGCGCTGGTGCAGGACAGCCTGACCCTGGTCATCCAGGTCAATGGCAAGCTGCGCGGCCAGATCGAAATGCCGGCCGCCGCCACTCGCGAAGAAGTCGAAGCCGCCGCACGGGCCAACGAAAACGTGCTGCGCTTCGTCGATGGCCTGACGATCCGCAAAGTGATCGTCGTGCCCGGCAAGCTGGTCAACATCGTCGCAAGCTAATTGGATCGGGCGCCAGGCTCAAGCCTGGCGCCGAATATAACCTGCGAGACCGCACTGTCGGC includes:
- the thiE gene encoding thiamine phosphate synthase codes for the protein MKLRGLYAITDSQLLAGKFLAYVEAALDGGVTLLQYRDKSSDEARRLREAEALRNLCERYKTQLIINDDAELAARLGVGVHLGQTDGPLAPVRALLGRQAIIGSTCHSSLELAEQAAAEGASYVAFGRFFNSNTKPGAPSANLELLEQARRKLHVPICAIGGITLENAAPLVAHGVDLLAVVHGLFGADSSGEVTRRARAFNDLLQIK
- the hemL gene encoding glutamate-1-semialdehyde 2,1-aminomutase encodes the protein MSRSETLFANAQKHIPGGVNSPVRAFKSVGGTPLFFKHAEGAYVTDEDDKRYVDYVGSWGPMILGHSHPDVLDAVRKQLVHGLSYGAPTAMETEMADLVCSIVPSMEMVRMVSSGTEATMSAIRLARGFTGRDSIIKFEGCYHGHSDSLLVKAGSGALTQGVPSSAGVPAAFAKHTLTLPFNDLEAVETMLGEVGQDVACIIVEPVAGNMNCVPPAPGFLEGLRSLCDQHGVVLIFDEVMTGFRVALGGAQAHYGVTPDLSTFGKIIGGGMPVGCFGGKRAIMECIAPLGPVYQAGTLSGNPLAMAAGLTTLRLISRPGFHAELTDYTTRLLDGLQVRADAAGIPFVTTQAGGMFGLYFSGADDIVTFEDVMASDADRFKRFFHLMLDGGVYLAPSAFEAGFTSIAHGEAELKITLDAAERAFAALK
- a CDS encoding tetratricopeptide repeat protein gives rise to the protein MNRTGRTLALGCLLLLQPLLANAQAGGNSLLIPALGRCTLNTQPQDLASALDACQKAADAGDAQAQYELGEFYYEGKAAPRDLKLALNYFEKASLQGHAQAQFKLGGMFFHGEGVPANNVQAYIVLKMAAVNGAEDALDTADEVAEKMPRDELEVATQVLGQIFRKYLMELQNADGRTPFSPLP
- a CDS encoding DUF1820 family protein; this encodes MTKREAPIYKVIFLNQGQVFEMYAKQIYQSDLWGFLEVEEFVFGERTQVVVDPSEEKLKAQFEGVVRSFVPMHSIVRIDEVERLGTPKISEARGAVGNVMPFPMPMPEK
- the miaB gene encoding tRNA (N6-isopentenyl adenosine(37)-C2)-methylthiotransferase MiaB, whose product is MAKKLYIETHGCQMNEYDSSRMVDLLGEHQALEVTARAEDADVILLNTCSIRERAQDRVYSQLGRWRELKLANPEMVIAVGGCVASQEGAAIRDRAPYVDVVFGPQTLHRLPEMIDAARSTKLPQVDVSFPEIEKFDHLPEPRIDGPSAYVSVMEGCSKYCTFCVVPYTRGEEVSRPFDDVIAEIIHLAEHGVREVTLLGQNVNGYRGLTHDGRLADLAELIRVVAAVDGIDRIRYTTSHPLEFSDSLIQAHAEVPELVKHLHLPVQSGSDRILAAMKRNHTALEYKSKLRKLRAAVPGICISSDFIVGFPGETEKDFQQTMKLIEDVGFDFSYSFVYSQRPGTPAADLADETPEEVKKERLNALQHRLNQQGFEISRQMVGSVQRILVTDYSKKDPGELQGRTENNRIVNFRCDTPALIGQFADVHIDAAQPHSLRGSLIQ
- a CDS encoding PhoH family protein; amino-acid sequence: MNAPIEPHRFILEPFEARRFANLCGQFDEHLRLIEQRLAIEIRNRGNQFELIGEPKHTTSAENLLRRLYRETKGNELSPDTVHLFLQESAVEELDNHAPSEPAVALRTKKGMIRPRGLNQQRYVKEILGNDINFGIGPAGTGKTYLAVACAVDALEREQVRRILLVRPAVEAGEKLGFLPGDLAQKIDPYLRPLYDALYEMLGFEYVAKLIERQVIEVAPLAYMRGRTLNNSFIILDESQNTTVEQMKMFLTRIGFGSTAVITGDITQVDLPKGTKSGLNHVIQVLKDVPGISFTHFMPKDVVRHPLVQRIVEAYERFENREADDAPEGKGNRHNA
- the ybeY gene encoding rRNA maturation RNase YbeY: MLELDLQVACEHAAPSEAQFRQWCELALRQRSADSELTIRLVDEPEGRELNHTWRQKDYATNVLSFPADVPDELLDIPLLGDLVICVPVVEREAAEQDKLPEAHWAHLVIHGCLHLLGYDHIEDDEAEEMEALERTLLAELGHPDPYAGDEH
- a CDS encoding HlyC/CorC family transporter; translation: MSEDRSSNGQKSWLGKLTQAFAHEPKNRQELLELLRDAHQNKLLDSEALAIVEGAIQVADLQVRDIMVPRSQMVSIKATQTPREFLPAVVDSAHSRYPVVGESHDDVMGVLLAKDLLPLILQENGDSFNIKDLLRPATFVPESKRLNVLLREFRANHNHMAIVIDEYGGVAGLVTIEDVLEQIVGDIEDEHDVEEDSYIKPLPSGDFLIKALTPIENFNEFFDSQFSDDEFDTVGGLVMSAFGHLPKRNETTEIGSWRFRILNADSRRIHLLRLSPIAR